One window of Medicago truncatula cultivar Jemalong A17 chromosome 2, MtrunA17r5.0-ANR, whole genome shotgun sequence genomic DNA carries:
- the LOC11421617 gene encoding uncharacterized protein isoform X2: MMVTTLSLECHYDYFHCGYDEIEEHALNVESCVQVLRILNTKADVEIEKLENDLLCLENDLACIEHENWPEICCSALTKRIDQLDAAVTTLKSDHTDYVAMQVLLHSKPAETLHEIMKALLEDHRQDSHGKHLDENILNVTEHAPDNGIIREGGGEDFKTSENSQSSELLFELHVKGSDDPEKPEEFLAISLVRSPDAGVVGYVPYRSEKMVLSDTLDEDVRQSQFATTDTCDQSLNLVLPKEENVCSDDYRLANIEGMNMYSHSRFGIGQQEESENSDLANNLHDFVPKTARRAYGEEYNAAPDEDLVPLQTVYPLNFCFSDTESEFDVNFSKSFEHFPSKLKAREKKKPEFEACLAREPLNSPTSVIPSTSMNVSTKRQRKPETWTAYTVLNEPTNSKITWRAMQPGQDEIDGGITNSDRVPTDNASQYNGKELSLVDYHNERSQTLMKETLVVLKSMAKKHKIKGYYKLNKADLVEELVKQFSSR, translated from the exons ATGATGGTAACTACTCTGAGTCTTGAGTGCCACTATGATTACTTTCACTGTGGATATG ATGAGATTGAAGAACATGCCTTGAATGTGGAATCATGTGTTCAAGTTTTGAGAATTTTGAACACCAAGGCAGATGTTGAAATTGAGAAACTCGAAAATGATCTCTTGTGCCTTGAGAATGATTTGGCCTGTATTGAGCATGAAAACTGGCCTGAAATTTGTTGTAGTGCTTTGACCAAAAGAATCGACCAACTTGACGCTGCGGTCACCACTTTAAAGAGTGATCATACCGATTATGTAGCGATGCAGGTCCTATTGCATAGTAAACCTGCTGAGACACTTCATGAAATAATGAAGGCTTTACTTGAAGATCATCGGCAAGATTCACATGGCAAG CATCTAGATGAGAACATCCTGAATGTTACTGAACATGCACCAGACAATGGTATCATAAGGGAGGGAGGAGGTGAAGATTTTAAAACTTCAGAAAACTCTCAAAGCTCAGAACTTCTTTTTGAGCTTCATGTAAAGGGATCGGATGATCCCGAAAAACCCGAG gaaTTTCTAGCAATATCTCTGGTGAGAAGTCCTGATGCGGGGGTTGTTGGCTATGTACCTTACCGCTCTGAGAAGATGGTATTATCTGATACATTAGACGAAGATGTCAGGCAAAGCCAATTCGCTACTACAGATACGTGTGATCAAAGCTTGAATCTGGTTTTGCCCAAG GAAGAAAATGTCTGCTCAGATGATTATAGACTTGCAAATATCGAAGGGATGAATATGTATTCTCATTCCAGATTTGGTATTGGCCAACaagaagaaagtgaaaattCTGATTTAGCTAATAACCTGCATGATTTTGTTCCAAAAACTGCAAGAAGAGCCTACGGGGAAGAATACAATGCTGCTCCGGATGAAGATTTGGTACCCCTACAAACTGTTTATCctctaaatttttgtttttctgataCAGAATCAGAATTTGATGTTAACTTCAGCAAGTCCTTTGAACATTTCCCTTCAAAGTTGAAAGCTCGGGAAAAGAAGAAACCTGAATTTGAGGCATGTCTTGCTAGAGAACCACTTAACAGTCCCACATCAGTTATTCCAAGTACGTCTATGAATGTATCAACCAAGAGGCAGCGTAAACCGGAAACATGGACTGCTTATACAGTCTTAAACGAGCCGACGAACAGTAAAATTACTTGGAGGGCGATGCAACCGGGCCAGGATGAAATTGATG GTGGCATAACAAATTCAGATAGGGTTCCGACGGATAATGCAAGCCAATATAATGGCAAGGAGCTTTCGTTGGTGGATTACCATAATGAGAGATCACAAACCTTAATGAAAGAGACATTGGTCGTGTTGAAGTCCATGGCAaagaagcacaaaataaaaggtTACTATAAGCTTAATAAAGCTGATTTGGTTGAAGAATTAGTTAAGCAATTCAGTAGCCGTTGA
- the LOC11421617 gene encoding uncharacterized protein isoform X1, with product MMVTTLSLECHYDYFHCGYDEIEEHALNVESCVQVLRILNTKADVEIEKLENDLLCLENDLACIEHENWPEICCSALTKRIDQLDAAVTTLKSDHTDYVAMQVLLHSKPAETLHEIMKALLEDHRQDSHGKHLDENILNVTEHAPDNGIIREGGGEDFKTSENSQSSELLFELHVKGSDDPEKPEEFLAISLVRSPDAGVVGYVPYRSEKMVLSDTLDEDVRQSQFATTDTCDQSLNLVLPKEENVCSDDYRLANIEGMNMYSHSRFGIGQQEESENSDLANNLHDFVPKTARRAYGEEYNAAPDEDLVPLQTVYPLNFCFSDTESEFDVNFSKSFEHFPSKLKAREKKKPEFEACLAREPLNSPTSVIPSTSMNVSTKRQRKPETWTAYTVLNEPTNSKITWRAMQPGQDEIDGNDVVLYDSDYGSTKRQRTLKSRPAGTIVIDDNAIVLYEGGITNSDRVPTDNASQYNGKELSLVDYHNERSQTLMKETLVVLKSMAKKHKIKGYYKLNKADLVEELVKQFSSR from the exons ATGATGGTAACTACTCTGAGTCTTGAGTGCCACTATGATTACTTTCACTGTGGATATG ATGAGATTGAAGAACATGCCTTGAATGTGGAATCATGTGTTCAAGTTTTGAGAATTTTGAACACCAAGGCAGATGTTGAAATTGAGAAACTCGAAAATGATCTCTTGTGCCTTGAGAATGATTTGGCCTGTATTGAGCATGAAAACTGGCCTGAAATTTGTTGTAGTGCTTTGACCAAAAGAATCGACCAACTTGACGCTGCGGTCACCACTTTAAAGAGTGATCATACCGATTATGTAGCGATGCAGGTCCTATTGCATAGTAAACCTGCTGAGACACTTCATGAAATAATGAAGGCTTTACTTGAAGATCATCGGCAAGATTCACATGGCAAG CATCTAGATGAGAACATCCTGAATGTTACTGAACATGCACCAGACAATGGTATCATAAGGGAGGGAGGAGGTGAAGATTTTAAAACTTCAGAAAACTCTCAAAGCTCAGAACTTCTTTTTGAGCTTCATGTAAAGGGATCGGATGATCCCGAAAAACCCGAG gaaTTTCTAGCAATATCTCTGGTGAGAAGTCCTGATGCGGGGGTTGTTGGCTATGTACCTTACCGCTCTGAGAAGATGGTATTATCTGATACATTAGACGAAGATGTCAGGCAAAGCCAATTCGCTACTACAGATACGTGTGATCAAAGCTTGAATCTGGTTTTGCCCAAG GAAGAAAATGTCTGCTCAGATGATTATAGACTTGCAAATATCGAAGGGATGAATATGTATTCTCATTCCAGATTTGGTATTGGCCAACaagaagaaagtgaaaattCTGATTTAGCTAATAACCTGCATGATTTTGTTCCAAAAACTGCAAGAAGAGCCTACGGGGAAGAATACAATGCTGCTCCGGATGAAGATTTGGTACCCCTACAAACTGTTTATCctctaaatttttgtttttctgataCAGAATCAGAATTTGATGTTAACTTCAGCAAGTCCTTTGAACATTTCCCTTCAAAGTTGAAAGCTCGGGAAAAGAAGAAACCTGAATTTGAGGCATGTCTTGCTAGAGAACCACTTAACAGTCCCACATCAGTTATTCCAAGTACGTCTATGAATGTATCAACCAAGAGGCAGCGTAAACCGGAAACATGGACTGCTTATACAGTCTTAAACGAGCCGACGAACAGTAAAATTACTTGGAGGGCGATGCAACCGGGCCAGGATGAAATTGATGGTAATGATGTTGTTCTTTATGACAGTGACTACGGATCAACCAAGAGGCAGCGGACACTGAAAAGTCGTCCTGCTGGTACGATCGTAATTGATGATAATGCTATTGTTCTTTATGAAGGTGGCATAACAAATTCAGATAGGGTTCCGACGGATAATGCAAGCCAATATAATGGCAAGGAGCTTTCGTTGGTGGATTACCATAATGAGAGATCACAAACCTTAATGAAAGAGACATTGGTCGTGTTGAAGTCCATGGCAaagaagcacaaaataaaaggtTACTATAAGCTTAATAAAGCTGATTTGGTTGAAGAATTAGTTAAGCAATTCAGTAGCCGTTGA